Below is a window of Prosthecochloris sp. GSB1 DNA.
ATCATCCCGAACTCGGTATAGCCTTTGCCAAACAGGGTTGCGATGTAGTCGCCGTATCGTCATCGAGGCTCGACGAACAGGACCGGATGGTTCTCGGCGCCCGTTCCATCGAACAGGTCGCCGTCGCTGCGAGCGGCGGAAACCGTGCGTTTCTCGCCGAACCTCCGGAGGGTCACCATCGATGGGCCGAAGCCCATACCGAATACCCCGGGAAGCCTTGCGTCATGACGCTCGATACGTCCAGACTCCGCCGGAAACAGTTTTACGAACGTCTCGATTACGAACTGCTTCTCCGGAAAGGCGGCCCTCGCTCCGGAAAGGTGTCGGAACGAGAACCCTCTGAACCAGCAGCGATCCGCAATACGTGATGAAGAGAAAGAAAGGAATGGTAACCCTTGCCGGCGCGGGGCCGGGAGACCCGGAGCTTTTGACTGTCAAGGCACTCAAACGCCTCAGGCACGCCGACGTCGTGCTGCACGATTCGCTCGTGCCCGCCGGTATTCTTGATCTCGCCCCGAAAAGCGCGCGAAAGATCCCTGTCGGCAAGCGGTATGGTGACGGGCAGGACCAGGATGTCCGTCAGAACACCATAAACCGTCTCATGGTGCAATGCGCCAGGGAAGGGCTGCTCTGCGTTCGTCTGAAAGCCGGCGATCCGTTCGTGTTCGGCCGGGGAGTCGAGGAGGTTCGAGCCATGCTGGATAACGGAATCGATGTCGAGGTAATCCCCGGAATCAGCGCGGGGATTGCCGCCGCCGACATATTCCATATCCCGATCACCGAGAGGAACGCGACGACCTCCGTGCTGTTCTGTACCGGTCATACCGCAGCGTACTCACTCGAACAGCTCGACGCCGTCATCACTATGCTCGAACAGGGTACCCCTCTCGTGCTCTACATGGGCCTGAAAAACCTCGAACACATTTGCGAGCGTCTTCTTGCCAACGGGGTTTCCCCCGATCTTCCCGTTTGCGCCGCGTCGAGGGTTTCCATGCCTGATCAGCAGCTGATACAAGGGACGCTCGGAACGATCGCGGTAACGCTCCAGGCCGCCGAGCCGGTGACCCCTGTGGTTTTTTTTCTGGGGGAACACGCGACTCCCGTCAACGCAAATGAATGAACACATAATTATTTGTACTCACATGGGCAGAACATACAAGAATCGAAAACAGATAAACCGCAAGGCAATTCTTCTGGCGCATTTCGGAACCTCTTTTCTTTCGGCTCTTCCTTCCTTGCAGAACATCGAACGGCATGTACGGGAAGCCTTTCCGGAAGTCGAGGTCCGCAGCTGCTTTACTTCGAACATGATCCGCAACATCTGGTCCGCCCGAAGAAGGAACCCGGAAAGATGGCTGGCAAAGGGAGTTTCCGGAGAGGTGCTCGACGTTCAGAGCTTTCTCGGGGCGATCGGCGGCCTGCAGAGTGAAAACTATCGCACCGTTATCGTACAGCCTACCCATGTCTATCACGGCGAACAGTATGAAGACCTGAAATCATATGTCAACGCACTGTGCTCCATCAGGACGATCAAGCAGGTCTGGTCCCCTTTCGAGAAACTCGTGCTCTCACGGCCGGCTCTCGGAACTTACGGCATCACATACGATTATCTTGACGATCTTCAGGAAGTTGTCGGTGTTGTCGAGCATGATGTTTACAAGGCGGAGGGCATGGGGGCGTCCATGCTCTACGTCGCTCACGGTAACGAGTTCTTTTCTTCCGGTGTGTTTAACGAAATGCTCGCCGCCTTGCGCAGGAACAATCCGAAAACGCCCGTTCATATCGGTATGGTCGAAGGTTTTCCGGGCGTAGAGGACATTATCGAGGAACTTGGCAAGGAAAATTCCAGGAAGGTGTTCATGAAGCCCTTCATGATTACCGCCGGCGATCATGCTCATCATGATATCGACAACGAGGAGCCGGATTCCTGGCGGGGATGCCTCGAAGCCGCCGGATACGAGGTCGTGACGGAGATGGAAGGGCTTGGCTCGAACCATTCGTTCGCGCGACTGTTCGTCGAGAGAATCCGCCAGACGGCGCTCGGTAACGATATCGACCTGTTCAGAAAACCGACAGGAGCCGTACGGTGAAGAAAACAGGGTTGGAAACGGGGCATCTGTACGCCGTCTCGCTCGGTCCGGGAGATCCCGGCCTCATAACGCTCAGGGCTTTGCGGGTGCTTGAAGATGCCGACAGTGTCTGGTATCCGGCTACCTTCCCGTCTTCAGGTGAACCTGCGAGCATTGCGCTCGATATCCTTCGTTCGTGCGGGATAGATGATTGCAAATGCAGATGTATCGAAATGCCGATGTCGCGGGACAGGCGTCCGGCCGAGAATGTCTATGCCCTCGGGTGGTCCCGGATACTCGACGAGCTTCTGAAAAAGAATGCCGTCGCCGTGGTGACGGTGGGTGATGCGGGAATCTACAGTACCGTCTCACCTTTTCTTGAACGTGCCTCCGAAGCCGGAGTGCCGTATTCGGTTGTTGCCGGTGTGCCGGCGTTTCTTGCCGCCGGTGCGGCGGCGGGTATTCCGCTCGTCCGTCAGGCCGACCGGCTGACCGTGCTTGCGAGAGTGAGATCGGTCGATGAGATCGAACGTTCTCTCGGCGAGGACGGAACGGTTGTTGTGATGAAGCTTTCGACACTGCGCGATCAACTTCTGCCATGGCTCGAGTCCTGTGCGGCCGGTTTTGTCTATGCTGAAAAGATCGGGATGCAAGGGGAGTTCATTACCTCGGACGTCGAAAAGCTTCGATCACGAAAAATTCCATATTTCTCCCTGCTGATCTGCTCCCGGAACGGCAGGAATGCATAATTCGTCTGTTGGGGTAGCCATGAAACAAGGATGTATTATCGTCGCGGGGATCGGCCCGGGCAATCAGGAAACCCTTACCCCGGAGGTTCGCAACGCGATCATGACCGCGGATGCGGTTGTCGGTTACAGCGGTTATATCCGGCTGATCGATGAGTGGATTCCAAAAAGCGTCGAACGTTACGCAAGCGGGATGACCCATGAGAAAAAACGGGCGGAACAGGCATTTTCTCTTGCCCGCCAGGGAAAAACCGTCGTCGTGGTGAGCTCAGGCGATGCCGGTATATACGGGATGGCTCCGCTGCTGCTCGAGATGCATGCAAAAGAAGACCATGGCGACATCGGTCTGTCGGTGCTGCCTGGAATCAGTGCATTTCAGGTGGCTGCAGCTCGTCTGGGTGCGCCCGTCAGCCACGATTTCTGCGTGATTTCCCTTTCGGACCTGATGACTCCCTGGACGGTTATCGAACGAAGGATCCGTGCCGCCGCTTCGGCGGATTTCGTGACCGCGGTCTACAATCCCGCCAGCCGTGAACGGTTCTGGCAGATACACCGTCTCAAGGAACTGTTTCTCGACGGTCGTGCTTCATCGACACCGGTCGGGATTGCAAGAAATGCCGGAAGGCCAGATGAATCAATTGTGCGCACGACGCTGGGGGCGTTCGATCCGGGGACGCTCGACATGTTCAGTGTCATGCTGATAGGCAATGCATCGACCTTCCTCGACGGTGACCGGATAATCACTCCAAGGGGGTACTTCAGGAAAGAAGCGGCTGGCGGGAAAGGTCGTCCGGGACAGTCGATCATGATCGAGAGTTTCCGCACGATTGCCGCGATGCTGAAGAGGGACGATCACCCCTGTGACAAGCGATGGGCTCTGATCCATACGATTCATACGACGGCCGATTTCGAGTTCGAGGATCTTTTCCGGTTCACTCCCGGCGCGGTCGCGACGTGGCATCGCAAACTCACTTCCGGCGGAGCCGCTATCGTGACCGATGTCACCATGGTGCAGTCAGGCCTTCGCAAGGCCGCCCTGGAACGGTACGGTATTTCAGTGCATTGCTACCTTTCCGATCCCCGTGTTCCCGAAATGGCGGCAGCGCAGGGCATCACCAGGACGCAGGCCGGAATCCGTCTCGCGGCAGAGGAGCATCCCGACGCTTTGTTCGTCATCGGTAACGCGCCTACCGCGCTGATGGAGTTGGCGGACCTGCTTCACCGGACGGATTTTTCTCCGATGGGTGTGATCGGCGCGCCTGTTGGATTCGTCAACGTCGTCGAAGCAAAGCATCGCCTGAAGGCGGCCTGCAGGTTGACGCCCTATGTCGTGATCGACGGTCGCAAAGGCGGCAGTTCTGTTGCCGCGACCATTGTCAACGCGGCGTTGAGCCTCGATGACGCGAAATCAATGAAACCGGGAAGAGATGTCTGACGTGTTTACCGTCATAGGACTTTCCGACAGCCGCTCTCCCGCGTTGTGTCCTGAAGCGATGCGGGCTGTCGTTTCAAGCAAGGTGTTTGCCGGAGGCGAACGGCACCGGGAGATCGTCCGTTACCTGCTTCCGCAGGACAGCCGCTGGATAACCATTGCACCGCCGTTGAGCGACGTAATGCGCGAGCTTCTCGATGAAGACGCTCCGATTGTCGTGTTCACCTCCGGAGACCCTTTGTTTTACGGCTTCGGGGCGACACTCCAGAAACGTTTTCCGGAGGCCTCCTACCGGTATTTCCCTGCGTTCTCTTCGTTGCAGCTCCTGGCGCACCGCCTTCGCCAGCCGTATCAGGCGATGCGCAATGCATCGCTTACCGGCAGAGGGTGGCAGGAACTCGATCGTCTGCTGATCGAAAGGTGCCCGCTGATCGGCGTGCTTTGCGACAGGAAAAAAACACCCGCGGTCATAGCGGAACGGTTGCTGGAATACAACTATTCCGGGTATTCGATTGCTGTCGGCGAAGCGCTCGGGGGACCCCGGGAGCGTGTGAGGCTGCTGTGTCCCGAAGAGGCGGCAGGGAGCGATTTTCATGAACCGAGCTGTGTCATCCTGCGTTCCGGGGCTCCCGGAGAAAGGCGTTTCGGAATTGCCGATCACCTGTTCGAGGGGTTGCCTGGTCGCCCCGACATGATAACAAAGATGCCGGTGCGTCTCGCGACGCTTTCCCGGCTCGACCTCGTCAACAGCAGAACGTTCTGGGATATCGGGTTCTGCACCGCCTCGGTCTCGATCGAAGCCCGCCTGCAATTTCCCTGGCTCGACATTACGGCATTCGAGAAACGTCCAGAGTGCGAGGGGATCTTCGAGCGCAACACGCGTTCATTCGGTGCTCCGGGAATCAGGGTGGTGATGGGCGATGTCCTGCAGCAAGGTCCCCGCGAGTTCACCGGTGGCGTCGGAACGGTCGACGCCGTATTCATCGGGGGGCATGGCGGATGTCTCGACGATGTTTTCGCATTCGCGGCCGAAAGGCTTGCTCCCGGCGGCAGGATTGCCGTCAACGCCGTCAGGCGGGAAACCCTGGCAGGGTTTCATCGTTGCGCCGGACGTCATTCGCTGTGTCTGCTGGAGGACCTTTGTCTGACACCGTCCGGGCATAATGCCATAACCATCGCCACGGCGGTAAAATGAGCGAGATTGCCATGCACCATGAACGTATAGCGATTGTCGCGGTTTCCTCGCAGGGGATCGAGCCCGGAGCCGTGCTGAAAAAAGAATTGTCGGGCGACGAAAAGATTACCGTCGAACTGTTTTCCCCAAGAAACGACCCGCGCTCGGTATGCATCGAATCGGTCGTCCGGTGGGTCGGTGAGGAATTTCATCGCTGGGACGCGCTGGTGTTTATCGGGGCGCTCGGCATATGCGTTCGGGCTATGGCACCGGTGCTCGAAAGCAAGTACGAAGACCCGGCGGTCGTCAACTGCGACGAGCAGGGGCGGTTCGCGCAGTCGGTGCTTTCCGGGCATCGCGGGGGCGCGAATGATCTTGCGCGCAGGGTTGCCCGGGCGCTCGGCGCACAGCCGGTGATCACGACATCAAGTGACGTACAGGGCCTCTGGAGTCTCGATATTCTCGGGAGGGAACAGGGGTGGAGCATCGAGTACCGGCCGGGAAGGGGCGGCGTTTCCATGAATGAAGCCGCGGCTGCTTTCGTCAATCGCGAGCCGACGGTCCTGCTGCTCGACGTCCGGACGGAACATACCGATCATCTTGAACGAAGCAGGCCCGGTTTCGTGACGGTCGCGTACCGTTATGAAGATATCGATGTCGAGCGATGCTCCCTTCTCCTGGCGGTTACACCTTTCGACTATGCGCCTGCCGTGCAGACGGTATTCTATCGTCCGAAAGTATTGCATGCGGGTATGGGGTCCGAAAAAGGCATAGAGTCCTCCTCTTTCGTGGAATCGTTTCATGCGGAGCTCGAACGACGCAGTCTGTCGGTAAAGAGTGTCGTTTCGCTCGGAACGGTTGATTTCAAGGTGCGCGAGCCGGCGTTTCAGGAACTCGCCGGGGTTCTCGGGGTGCCGCTGCGGGGATTCGAGCCATCGCTGCTCGAAAGCGTCGAAGGCGTTCCCAATCCTTCGGAAACCGTGTTTCGCAAGGTTGGCGTGCACAGTGTGGCCGAAGCGTCCTCCGCGCTTCTTGCCGGTTGCCCGGAGTGGGTCGTGGAAAAGCAGAAGGTAAAACTCAACAGCCCGGTCGCGGAAGGTCCCCGACATTACACGTTTGCGATCAGCATGGACCGGCTGTCCATGCGCAAGGGGCGTATTGCGATCGTAGGGGCGGGACCGGGCGACGCCGGACTGATCACCCTCAAGGGCCAGGCTTGCCTGGAGGAAGCCGATCTCGTGCTCTATGCAGGGAGCCTCGTTCCCGAAACGATGACGCACTCGGCAAGGCCAGGCGCCCTGGTGCGCAGTTCGGCCTCGATGCCGCTCGAGGATCAGTTCCGGCTGATGCGGAAGTTCTACGAAGAGGGGAAAAAGATTGTCCGGCTGCATACCGGAGATCCTTCCATTTACGGCGCGATCCAGGAGCAGATGACCTGGTTCGATGAGCACGGCATGGAGTACGAGATCGTTCCCGGCGTCTCTTCCTTCCAGGCGGCGGCGGCAGTCCTGAAATCGCAGTTCACGATTCCCGAAAAGGTCCAGACAATCATTCTTGCCAGGGGGAACGGGCGTACACCGGTTCCTGAAAAAGAGCGACTACGGGAACTGGCGAGGGCACGGGCGACCATGTGCATTTTTCTCAGCGCCGAATGGGCTTCGGATGTACAGCAGGAACTCGGGAGTCATTATCCGCCCGATACGCCGGTTGCCGTCTGCTACCGTCTGACATGGCCCGACCAGCAGGTCTGGCGGGGCAAACTCGACAATCTTGCCGACATCGTCCGCGAATGCGGCAAGACAAGAACCGTGCTTCTGATCGTGGGCGAAGCCATCGGGGCGCGAGGAAAGCGTTCGAAACTCTACGATCCGGCTTTCAGCCACGGGTTCAGGGAGGCTTCGCAAAAAGAGGGGGGGCGCTCGTGATTGCGGTGTTCGGAGGGACAACCGAGGGGAAAATGGTTGCGGATTTTCTCGACAGGATCGGGATGCGCTACGTGTATTCAACCCGGCGCTCTTCAGGGCCATTTCCCATGAAGCACGGCCAGACGCGCCAGGGCGCCCTCGATGAGACGTCGATGGCGTCGTTCCTTGCCGACAGGGACGTGACAACGGTCATCGACGCCGCACATCCCTTCGCCGCCGAGCTGCACCGCACCGTCGTGCGTGCTTCCCGTTCGCTTGGTATCGTTCCGATAAGGTTCGACAGAGACTGTTCACTTCCACAGGGTGTCGAAAAGGGCGCTTCGTTGCATCGTGTCGATACCTTTCCCGATGCAATCGAGATGCTCGGGGCTCTCGGATGCAAACGCCCTCTCGCCTCGACGGGAGTGGAATCGATCGGTCGGCTCGAACCATACTGGAGGATGCATGACATGAGAATACGCATCCTGCCCACCGTCGATTCGGTCTGCCGGGCGCTCGACCAGGGAATTCCTCCGGGCAGGCTCGTCATGATGGATCCTCCCCGTTCGAGCCAACGCGAGGTGCTCTGCCTGCTTGCCTACGGTATCGACTGCATGCTGTGCAAGGAGAACGGCAGGAGCGGTTTCCTGCCCGAGAAAGTTCTCGCGGCGAAGAAACTGCATCTTCCGGTCGTCGTGGTTCGCCGGCCGTCTCTTCCGGAAGGGTTCTCCATCGTGGAAACGCTCGATGAACTCGGCGGCAGACTCGGTATTTCCCGGGGGGAGGCATGAAAAGGGAACTCAGGCGCGGCTATACGACCGGGGCATGCGCGACAGCCGCCGCAACCGCTGCATTACGGACGCTTTTATCGGGAGCGCAGCAGGACACGGTCGTCGTCACGCTGCCCGATGGTGAAGAGGTCTGGTTTCGGACCGAATGCTGCGGGCTGCACGGCGATGGCGCGAAAAGCTGTGTCAGGAAGGATGCAGGAGACGATCCGGACGTGACCAACGGCATGCTTGTCTGCGGTGAAGTCGTTTTGGACGCCTCATTGCCCGACGGCCATGTTGTTTTTCTGAAAGGAGAGGGAATCGGAGAGGTAACGCTGCCGGGGCTCGGCGTCGAGGTCGGCGAGCCGGCAATCAACCCCGTGCCGAGAGCCATGATCGGCTCGGCAGTTCGCGGACTGCTTGTACAATACGGTGTGCGGGGCGGTGTTCGCGTTACGGTATCGGTTCCGGGAGGGGAGGCGCTTGCCCGCAAAACCCTCAACGGGAGGGTCGGCGTCAGGGGAGGTCTATCTATCATCGGCACCAGCGGGCGCGTGATTCCGTATTCGGAAGAAGCTTTTCTGGACAGTACGGCCCGTATGGTGCAGGTCGCCCGGCAAAGCGGTGCACGCGAACTGGTGGTTACGGCAGGAATACGGAGTGAAAAGCTGCTGAAACCTTTCTTTTCCTTTCTTCCGGATACGGCATTTATTCATTACGGCAACCGCATCGGAAGCACGCTTGAACTGATAGGAGAGGAAAACGGTTTCAGCCGGGTGACCGTGGGGGTGATGCTGGCGAAAGCCACCAAACTGGCTCAGGGGGAACATGATCTTTCCAGCAGAAACGTCGATCTTAACCGTGATTTCATTGCCGGTCTCGTCCGGGATGCAGGTTATGGAGAGGAACTCGTGCACCGTGCGGGCCGGCTTGAACTGGTTCGCGCTCTTGTCGATATCATTCCTTTCGGTTCCGCCGAACCATTCTACAGAGAACTGGCGGTATCCTGCCGGAACGTGTGCAGATCATGTCTGCCTTCGGGAAACCTGACCTTCGTGCTCATTGCCATTGACAGTGGCTTTATCCGTTGTGACGAACACGGCTGCCGCGACATGCATCCGCAGGAATCCTTTTCAATAAAAAAACAAACATCATGAAGATTTATACGAGAACCGGCGATAAGGGGAAAACAGGACTTTTCGGCGGATCGAGGGTCGGTAAGGACGATGTCCGGGTCGAGTGTTACGGGACGTTTGACGAAGTCAATTCGTTCATCGGTCTTTTGCGTTCGAAACTTTCCGTTGATCATCCCTGGCAGGAAGGTCTGCACGAGATCCAGATGATGTTCATGAACATGATGTCACATCTGGCGACGCCCTCCACGGCCGTGAAGCCCAACATGTCGCCGTTGCCGCTTGACGGGGCGGGAATGTGCGAACGGTGGATCGACGAGCTTGAAGACGCCGCCGGTCCTTCCGAACACTTTCTGTTGCCGGGTGGAACAGAGATATCGGCCCTGTGCCATGTTGTCCGTACCCAGGTCCGGCGCGGTGAGCGACAGCTTGTCAGGCTCATGAAGGAGGATGAAGCGCATCCTTCGATTCTGTCGTTCGTCAATCGTCTTTCAGACCTTTTCTTCGCCATGGCGCGAGCCGAGATGGCCGGGTCGGGATTGAGCGAGGAGCGCTGGAACTCCTTTGTCTACAAAAAGAAAAAACAGCGATCCTGATGCGTAAACCGGCTTTTCTTCTCGCCGCCCCGTCAAGCAACTCGGGCAAGACTACCCTGACCCTTGCGCTCCTGCGCATTCTTGTACGGAAAGGTCTGGCGGCGCAACCCTTCAAATGCGGTCCCGACTATCTCGATACGATGCTGCATTCGCTTGCGGCATCTTCGGGAGGAAGGGGGCGCCGGGGACGAAACCTCGATGCCTTCATGGCTTCGGAGCGGCACATGCGCGAGGTGTTCCTCCGCAATGCCGAAGGCGCCGATGTTCTGGTCGCCGAAGGAGTCATGGGGCTGTTCGACGGTGCGGTGAAGTCGCAGGGCAGCAGCGCGGCCATTGCAAAAGCCCTCGGCATTCCTGTCGTTCTCGTGGTCGATGCCAAAGGTACGGCGTACTCCGTTGCGCCATTGCTGTACGGCTTCAAAAACTTCGATCCCGAACTGCAACTTGCCGGCGTGATCTTCAACAGGGTCAATACCTTTTCACATTACGAATTTCTCAGGGAAGCCAGCCGGGATGTCGGGGTCGAATCGCTCGGCTATGTGCCGCGCGATGAGGCCATGACCCTGTCGGAACGGTATCTGGGACTCAATATTTCAGCCGATGCCGACCAGGAGTCCGCGATCGGCGCGATGGCCGATCACGTCGGTAAAACCGTCGACGTCGATCGTCTGCTTGAACTGAGCATGGTGGATATCGCTTCATCGCCTCCTCCTGCCGGGAGCCGGAAAAACGGCGACGTCGTCATAGGGGTTGCCCGTGACGAGGCATTCAATTTCGTGTATGCGGAAAACCTCGATATCCTGAGCCGTTACGGCACCATCGAGTGGTTCAGCCCTTTGCATGACGACAGCCTTCCCGAGGCCGACATGCTCTATTTCGCCGGCGGGTATCCCGAGCTGTACGCCGCCGGACTTGAAGCCAATGTGAACATGCGCTGTCTGGTCAGGGAGTTCGTGGAGAAGCAGGGTCTGGTGTACGCCGAATGCGGGGGGATGATGTATCTCGGCAATGCAATGACCGGCCATGAGGGGACGATCTACAATATGTGCGGAGCACTCGATCTTGAAACATCCATGCAGAACGCCCGGCTTCATCTCGGTTACCGGAAAATCGACCTTTCTTCCATTGGCTACGGTCGGGAGCTGAAGGGACATGAATTCCATTATTCCCGTCTCGAACGCTCCGGTGAACTTGCCAACGTCGCCGCCGTGCGAAGTGCGCGCGACAAAACAGTTGATACCGCTGTCTTCAGGTTCCGCAATACGTTTGCTTCCTATGTTCACCAGTACTGGGGGGATACCCCGGATTTTCCGGTTTTTTTGCTTGATCGGTTCCGTGTTTCCAGCAGGCAGCCGGGGGACGCCGCCGGTTAGCCGTTCCGTAATGTTCAGCAATTCAGCTCACAACGATTTCAGATGCATATGTTCAGCTTTGCTTTCCCGCCGGGGGAGCGGTTCGCATTCACCCGTCCTGCGCACTGCCATGTGTGCCGTGACGGATGTTCTTCAGGTCGAAAAACGGAGAAACGCGCATGATCGAGGTGACCGGACTGAAGAAGTTCTATGGAGAGAAAGGGCGAACGATCACCGCCGTCGACGGCCTCTCGTTCCGGATTCGGCCGGGTACGGTTTTCGGCCTCCTGGGGCCGAACGGAGCAGGGAAGACAACCACGATCCGGGTGATGACCACGCTCGGTAATCCATCCGGTGGAGCCTGCTCCATCGCGGGATTCGACGTGACGCGCGATCCTGCTTCCATCAAGGAACGAATCGGCGTCGTACCTCAGGAAAACAATCTTGACCGGGAACTCAGTGCGTACGAAAACCTGCTGGTTTACGGTCTTCTGCATCGCGTCGCGGGACTGCGGGAGAAAATTTCGGAGGTGCTCTCGGTGGTTGAGCTTCATGAGAGCAGGGAACGGGTCGTCCAGGATTTTTCCGGGGGCATGAAACGCAGACTGCTTCTTGCAAGGGCGCTTCTGACCGATCCGGAAGTGCTGTTTCTCGACGAACCCACGATCGGCCTCGACCCGCAGATAAGGCGTCATTTCTGGGATGTGATCCGCAAAATCGGCATGGACGGGCGTACCGTTGTCATGACCACGCATTACATCGAGGAAGCCGAAGCGTTGTGCGATATGGTCGGCATCATGTCGAAAGGGAAAATGGTGGCCCTCGATACGGTTCAGGGGTTGAAAAGGCTTGTCGGGGAATACGTTGTCGATACCATAACCGAGGACGGACGGCTCGAACAGCATATGTGCAGCGACCGCCGGGAAGCCGATCGGGTCGCTTCAGGCCTTCAGGGCCGCCTGACCATACGCCGGTCGAGTCTCGAGGATGTTTTTGTCAAGTTGACCGGAGCGAGAATATAATGAGCATCATGAGCTGGTATCCCGTGTTTCTTCGTGAAATGCTGTTGTTTCGCAGAAAGCTTTTTCGCGTAGGTTATCTTTTTTCCGCGATGGTCGTGCCCGTGATCTATCTCGTCACTTTCGGGCTTGGCCTGGGGCGAAATGTCGATGTCGGAGGCACGAGTTATGTCGCCTACCTGTTGCCCGGGCTCGTGGCCATGAGTTCCATGAACAACTCCTATTCCTGGGTTTCGAGTGCGCTGACGTTGAACCGTCATTATTTCAAGACCTTTCAGGTTTTCGTCCTGGCGCCGGTTCCTCCTTCGGCGATCATGCTCGGGGAGGTCCTTGCCGGAATGGTCAAGGGCCTGTTCGCCTCTCTGCTCATCATCTGCGCCGGTTTTCTTTTTACCGGCACGTTTGTGACGACACCCTTTTTTCTCGCCGCCCTTTTCGTAAACTGTTTTCTTTTCGCCTCTCTCGGCGTTATTACGGGGATGCTGGCCAAATCGCATGAGGATACATCGACGTACAACAATTTCTTCATTCTTCCGATGGCGTTTTTCTGCGGTACGTTTATTCCCGTCGACCGTCTGCC
It encodes the following:
- a CDS encoding cob(I)yrinic acid a,c-diamide adenosyltransferase codes for the protein MKIYTRTGDKGKTGLFGGSRVGKDDVRVECYGTFDEVNSFIGLLRSKLSVDHPWQEGLHEIQMMFMNMMSHLATPSTAVKPNMSPLPLDGAGMCERWIDELEDAAGPSEHFLLPGGTEISALCHVVRTQVRRGERQLVRLMKEDEAHPSILSFVNRLSDLFFAMARAEMAGSGLSEERWNSFVYKKKKQRS
- a CDS encoding ABC transporter permease translates to MSIMSWYPVFLREMLLFRRKLFRVGYLFSAMVVPVIYLVTFGLGLGRNVDVGGTSYVAYLLPGLVAMSSMNNSYSWVSSALTLNRHYFKTFQVFVLAPVPPSAIMLGEVLAGMVKGLFASLLIICAGFLFTGTFVTTPFFLAALFVNCFLFASLGVITGMLAKSHEDTSTYNNFFILPMAFFCGTFIPVDRLPAMLGTAVAMLPLTHTNILIRKSTLDNEGVVSLFVLLCYAVLFFSIGSRLIRNYRE
- the cbiD gene encoding cobalt-precorrin-5B (C(1))-methyltransferase CbiD produces the protein MKRELRRGYTTGACATAAATAALRTLLSGAQQDTVVVTLPDGEEVWFRTECCGLHGDGAKSCVRKDAGDDPDVTNGMLVCGEVVLDASLPDGHVVFLKGEGIGEVTLPGLGVEVGEPAINPVPRAMIGSAVRGLLVQYGVRGGVRVTVSVPGGEALARKTLNGRVGVRGGLSIIGTSGRVIPYSEEAFLDSTARMVQVARQSGARELVVTAGIRSEKLLKPFFSFLPDTAFIHYGNRIGSTLELIGEENGFSRVTVGVMLAKATKLAQGEHDLSSRNVDLNRDFIAGLVRDAGYGEELVHRAGRLELVRALVDIIPFGSAEPFYRELAVSCRNVCRSCLPSGNLTFVLIAIDSGFIRCDEHGCRDMHPQESFSIKKQTS
- a CDS encoding cobyrinate a,c-diamide synthase; amino-acid sequence: MRKPAFLLAAPSSNSGKTTLTLALLRILVRKGLAAQPFKCGPDYLDTMLHSLAASSGGRGRRGRNLDAFMASERHMREVFLRNAEGADVLVAEGVMGLFDGAVKSQGSSAAIAKALGIPVVLVVDAKGTAYSVAPLLYGFKNFDPELQLAGVIFNRVNTFSHYEFLREASRDVGVESLGYVPRDEAMTLSERYLGLNISADADQESAIGAMADHVGKTVDVDRLLELSMVDIASSPPPAGSRKNGDVVIGVARDEAFNFVYAENLDILSRYGTIEWFSPLHDDSLPEADMLYFAGGYPELYAAGLEANVNMRCLVREFVEKQGLVYAECGGMMYLGNAMTGHEGTIYNMCGALDLETSMQNARLHLGYRKIDLSSIGYGRELKGHEFHYSRLERSGELANVAAVRSARDKTVDTAVFRFRNTFASYVHQYWGDTPDFPVFLLDRFRVSSRQPGDAAG
- a CDS encoding ABC transporter ATP-binding protein, whose amino-acid sequence is MIEVTGLKKFYGEKGRTITAVDGLSFRIRPGTVFGLLGPNGAGKTTTIRVMTTLGNPSGGACSIAGFDVTRDPASIKERIGVVPQENNLDRELSAYENLLVYGLLHRVAGLREKISEVLSVVELHESRERVVQDFSGGMKRRLLLARALLTDPEVLFLDEPTIGLDPQIRRHFWDVIRKIGMDGRTVVMTTHYIEEAEALCDMVGIMSKGKMVALDTVQGLKRLVGEYVVDTITEDGRLEQHMCSDRREADRVASGLQGRLTIRRSSLEDVFVKLTGARI